In one Streptomyces sp. T12 genomic region, the following are encoded:
- a CDS encoding AAA family ATPase produces MTVKRTTAYATTSGIALPKQPAAPAGEARGTSAPVVRDLRERSGHSPHALLFAPEDLVVITGLPGSGKSTLMRRAVQGTRIDSQDTRDHWAARMPRFLPYAVYRPLVRLAHYTGLRRALRSGEGVVVHDCGTQAWVRGWLAREARRRGGTLHLLLLDVTPGTALEGQRERGRGVSRYAFLRHRRAAARLLHSVEKGHLPQGCGSAVLIDRAAADVLRRIGFTG; encoded by the coding sequence ATGACGGTGAAGCGCACCACGGCGTACGCCACGACCTCGGGCATCGCGCTGCCCAAGCAGCCCGCGGCCCCGGCCGGCGAAGCCCGCGGCACATCCGCACCCGTGGTCCGCGACTTGCGCGAGCGCTCCGGCCACAGCCCGCACGCCCTGCTCTTCGCCCCCGAGGACCTCGTCGTGATCACCGGCCTGCCCGGCAGCGGCAAGTCCACGCTGATGCGGCGGGCCGTGCAGGGCACCCGCATCGACTCCCAGGACACCCGGGACCACTGGGCCGCCCGTATGCCCCGCTTCCTCCCCTACGCCGTCTACCGCCCCCTGGTCCGCCTCGCGCACTACACCGGCCTGCGCCGCGCCCTGCGCTCGGGCGAGGGCGTCGTCGTGCACGACTGCGGTACGCAGGCCTGGGTGCGCGGCTGGCTGGCCCGCGAGGCCCGCCGCCGTGGCGGCACCCTGCATCTGCTGCTGCTCGACGTCACCCCGGGCACGGCTCTGGAGGGCCAGCGCGAGCGCGGCCGCGGCGTCTCGCGCTATGCCTTCCTGCGCCATCGCAGGGCGGCCGCCCGCCTGCTGCACTCGGTGGAGAAGGGCCACCTGCCCCAGGGCTGCGGCTCGGCGGTACTGATCGACCGGGCGGCGGCGGACGTCCTGCGCCGGATCGGCTTCACGGGCTGA
- a CDS encoding enhanced serine sensitivity protein SseB, whose amino-acid sequence MDFPADLPADFPALAHPHPHGGWPGNELEEVLSASMGLPSAGGRIIEVLGRSFVWVPLPGGGGPHSGPLDLPTVEIEGQAYVPVFSSEEQFRQVTGAHMSYTIAPAVEFARGLPPQVGIAVNPDGVVGVPLPPAAVADLCRVGRTPLDGLNSGGRVKLYQPDWQDDPIDFLAVASAEFAETGVVVTARRCLAAIETAAPVMFIGVELSQWEGDLRAAPMEALARALGRTPVQWPVNLVLLDVAQDPVIEWMRAQVRPFYQRVM is encoded by the coding sequence ATGGACTTCCCGGCGGATCTCCCCGCGGACTTCCCGGCACTGGCACACCCCCATCCACACGGCGGGTGGCCCGGCAACGAACTGGAGGAGGTGCTCTCGGCCTCCATGGGCCTGCCCTCGGCGGGCGGCCGGATCATCGAGGTGCTGGGCCGCAGCTTCGTCTGGGTGCCCCTGCCGGGCGGTGGCGGCCCGCACAGCGGCCCGCTGGACCTGCCCACGGTGGAGATCGAGGGCCAGGCGTACGTCCCGGTCTTCAGCTCCGAGGAACAGTTCCGCCAGGTCACCGGCGCCCACATGTCGTACACCATCGCCCCCGCCGTGGAGTTCGCCCGCGGCCTGCCCCCGCAGGTGGGCATCGCCGTGAACCCGGACGGCGTGGTCGGCGTCCCGCTGCCCCCGGCGGCGGTGGCCGACCTCTGCCGGGTGGGCCGCACCCCGCTGGACGGCCTCAACTCCGGCGGCCGCGTCAAGCTCTACCAGCCCGACTGGCAGGACGACCCGATCGACTTCCTCGCGGTGGCGTCGGCCGAGTTCGCCGAAACAGGCGTGGTCGTGACGGCCCGCCGCTGCCTCGCGGCGATCGAGACGGCCGCCCCGGTGATGTTCATAGGCGTGGAACTCTCCCAGTGGGAGGGTGACCTGCGCGCGGCCCCCATGGAGGCCCTCGCCCGGGCACTGGGTCGCACCCCGGTCCAGTGGCCGGTCAACCTGGTCCTGTTGGACGTAGCCCAGGACCCGGTGATCGAGTGGATGCGCGCACAGGTGCGGCCCTTCTACCAGCGGGTTATGTGA
- a CDS encoding enhanced serine sensitivity protein SseB C-terminal domain-containing protein, with protein sequence MSASGTTSTGQVEHMLRQVTPGRYDAYEALLRALATPSSGQVWMLLWHGQAGSPDAQYGNMEVDGHGYAPCVTSAQELSASGWNRSYEVVDGVDVARTLYPDHFGLWLNPHAPGGGVGIPWLDLRRIATGLDRQPAGPLRLSEPGIEVPQFYALLTQNAHRTPAVRSLRRAWVQPALGAPYLAIGLDVYDTSPPAVDSVRSMMLQSIGACPDGLPVSTVAMSDEYDPVAMWMRASARPFYDREAHAAPAQAPASGYGYPPAPGRY encoded by the coding sequence GTGAGCGCGAGCGGCACCACCTCGACCGGTCAGGTCGAGCACATGCTGCGCCAGGTGACGCCCGGGCGCTACGACGCCTACGAGGCCCTCCTGCGCGCGCTCGCGACCCCGTCCTCCGGCCAGGTCTGGATGCTGCTGTGGCACGGCCAGGCCGGCTCCCCGGACGCCCAGTACGGAAACATGGAAGTCGACGGCCACGGCTACGCCCCGTGCGTCACCTCCGCCCAGGAGCTGTCGGCCAGCGGCTGGAACCGCAGTTACGAGGTGGTCGACGGAGTCGACGTGGCCCGCACCCTCTACCCGGACCACTTCGGCCTCTGGCTGAACCCGCACGCCCCGGGCGGCGGCGTCGGCATCCCCTGGCTCGACCTGCGCCGCATCGCCACCGGCCTGGACCGCCAGCCCGCGGGCCCGCTCCGGCTGTCGGAGCCCGGCATCGAGGTCCCGCAGTTCTACGCCCTGCTCACGCAGAACGCCCACCGCACCCCCGCCGTCCGCTCGCTGCGCCGCGCCTGGGTGCAGCCGGCGCTCGGCGCGCCGTATCTCGCCATCGGGCTCGACGTGTACGACACCAGTCCGCCCGCCGTGGACTCGGTGCGCTCGATGATGCTGCAGTCGATCGGCGCGTGTCCGGACGGGCTGCCGGTGTCGACCGTGGCGATGTCCGACGAGTACGACCCGGTCGCCATGTGGATGCGCGCGAGCGCCCGCCCCTTCTACGACCGCGAGGCACACGCCGCCCCCGCGCAGGCTCCGGCGAGCGGTTACGGCTACCCTCCGGCGCCGGGCCGTTACTGA
- a CDS encoding ABC transporter permease produces MTAPIETTGAQTEAQPEAVLVGADKGQIEGRSLGQIAWSRFKKDKVAVAGGIIVILLILLAILSRPIQALFGLDPNALNQDLIDPNTSLPKGDFGGMSWEHPLGVEPKFGRDIATRILEGSWVSLVVAFGATVLSNTIGAVLGVVAGYYGGRVDAIISRLMDTFLAFPLLLFAIAISATLQGGAFGLEGLPLHISVLIFVIGFFNWPYLGRIVRGQTLALREREFVDASRGMGAKGPYILFRELLPNLVGPIIVYSTLLIPTNILFEASLSFLGVGIQPPQASWGGMINQAVDYYQVDPQFMIVPGLAIFVTVLAFNLLGDGLRDALDPRSR; encoded by the coding sequence GTGACCGCACCGATCGAGACCACTGGGGCGCAGACCGAGGCACAGCCGGAGGCTGTACTCGTCGGTGCCGACAAGGGGCAGATCGAGGGTCGTTCCCTGGGGCAGATCGCCTGGTCCCGTTTCAAGAAGGACAAGGTTGCCGTGGCCGGCGGGATCATCGTGATCCTGCTGATTCTGCTCGCGATCCTCTCCCGCCCCATCCAGGCGCTGTTCGGCCTGGACCCCAACGCCCTCAACCAGGATCTGATCGACCCCAACACCTCGCTGCCCAAGGGCGACTTCGGCGGCATGAGCTGGGAGCACCCGCTCGGTGTGGAGCCGAAGTTCGGCCGGGACATCGCCACCCGCATCCTGGAGGGCTCCTGGGTGTCGCTGGTCGTCGCCTTCGGCGCCACGGTCCTGTCCAACACGATCGGTGCCGTCCTCGGTGTCGTGGCCGGCTACTACGGCGGACGGGTCGACGCGATCATCAGCCGGCTGATGGACACCTTCCTGGCGTTCCCTCTCCTGCTGTTCGCGATCGCCATCTCCGCCACCCTGCAGGGCGGTGCCTTCGGCCTGGAGGGCCTGCCGCTGCACATCAGTGTGCTGATCTTTGTCATCGGCTTCTTCAACTGGCCTTATCTGGGCCGTATCGTCCGGGGCCAGACGCTGGCCCTGCGTGAGCGGGAGTTCGTCGACGCCTCCCGGGGGATGGGGGCCAAGGGGCCGTACATCCTCTTCCGGGAGCTGCTGCCGAACCTCGTGGGCCCGATCATCGTCTACTCGACGCTGCTCATCCCGACCAACATCCTCTTCGAGGCGTCCCTGAGCTTCCTCGGCGTCGGCATCCAGCCCCCGCAGGCGTCCTGGGGCGGCATGATCAACCAGGCGGTCGACTACTACCAGGTCGACCCCCAGTTCATGATCGTGCCTGGTCTGGCCATCTTCGTGACCGTGCTGGCGTTCAATCTGCTCGGCGACGGTCTCCGTGACGCTCTCGACCCGCGCAGCCGCTGA
- a CDS encoding ABC transporter substrate-binding protein produces the protein MEGKQTIMRRSALAAIAAIGSASLLLSACSKADDNSDNNGNKSAGANAATKGVVNASTQKGGTVTYEYSDVPDSFDPGNTYYAYMYNLSRLYARPLMTFAPGPGEEGNKLVPDLAASAGVPSDGGKTWTYKLRPGLKYQDGTPITSKDVKYAVERSNFARDVLSLGPNYFQQFLDGGDKYKGPYKDKSAEGLKSIETPDDTTVVFKLNRAFQEFDYLVATPQTAPVPQAKDKGIDYVKSIVSSGSYQFESYEEGKQAVLVRNKNWDAKTDPLRKQYPDKIVVKLKVNAETIDQDVQAGTAIDLGGTGVQAATQAKVVNDASLKANTDNTYGGRLVYLAVNTQVAPFDKVECRKAVQYAIDKVSVQTAEGGPIRGDIATTVLPPDIPGYQKADTYATAGNKGDAAKAKEQLKACGKSTISTNISARSDRPQEIDAATAIIASLKKVGINASLKQYPSGKYFTDYAGVPAFGKKQNIGLHMMQWGADWPGGYGFLQQILHGDAIGASGNTNLSYLDDKQINEMLEKAIATEDETQRNSMYAEIDKLAMDQAAIVPLTYFKVLLYRPANFTNLVSTAAFSGQYDYLNIGTTKK, from the coding sequence ATGGAGGGGAAGCAGACCATCATGCGAAGGTCAGCGCTGGCCGCGATCGCGGCCATCGGCAGTGCGAGCTTGCTGCTTTCGGCTTGCAGCAAGGCCGATGACAACTCGGACAACAACGGAAACAAGTCGGCTGGGGCCAACGCAGCGACCAAGGGTGTCGTCAACGCCTCCACCCAGAAGGGTGGGACGGTCACGTACGAGTACTCGGACGTCCCGGACTCCTTCGACCCCGGCAACACGTACTACGCGTACATGTACAACCTCAGCCGGCTGTACGCCCGCCCGCTGATGACCTTCGCGCCCGGCCCGGGCGAGGAGGGCAACAAGCTGGTCCCGGACCTCGCTGCGAGCGCGGGCGTGCCGAGCGACGGCGGCAAGACCTGGACGTACAAGCTGCGTCCGGGCCTGAAGTACCAGGACGGCACGCCGATCACCTCGAAGGACGTCAAGTACGCCGTCGAGCGCTCCAACTTCGCGCGTGACGTGCTCTCCCTCGGCCCGAACTACTTCCAGCAGTTCCTCGATGGCGGCGACAAGTACAAGGGCCCCTACAAGGACAAGAGCGCCGAGGGCCTGAAGTCCATCGAGACGCCGGACGACACCACGGTCGTCTTCAAGCTCAACCGCGCCTTCCAGGAGTTCGACTACCTGGTCGCGACGCCGCAGACCGCGCCGGTGCCCCAGGCCAAGGACAAGGGCATCGACTACGTCAAGAGCATCGTGTCCTCGGGCTCGTACCAGTTCGAGAGCTACGAGGAGGGCAAGCAGGCCGTCCTCGTCCGCAACAAGAACTGGGACGCGAAGACGGACCCGCTGCGCAAGCAGTACCCGGACAAGATCGTCGTCAAGCTCAAGGTCAACGCCGAGACGATCGACCAGGACGTCCAGGCCGGTACGGCGATCGACCTCGGTGGTACCGGTGTCCAGGCCGCGACCCAGGCGAAGGTCGTCAACGACGCCTCGCTGAAGGCCAACACGGACAACACCTACGGTGGCCGCCTGGTCTACCTGGCGGTCAACACCCAGGTCGCGCCGTTCGACAAGGTCGAGTGCCGCAAGGCCGTTCAGTACGCCATCGACAAGGTCTCCGTGCAGACCGCCGAGGGCGGCCCGATCCGCGGTGACATCGCCACCACCGTCCTGCCGCCGGACATCCCGGGCTACCAGAAGGCGGACACCTACGCCACCGCCGGCAACAAGGGCGACGCCGCTAAGGCCAAGGAGCAGCTGAAGGCCTGCGGCAAGTCGACCATCAGCACCAACATCTCGGCCCGCAGCGACCGCCCGCAGGAGATCGACGCGGCCACCGCGATCATCGCCTCCCTGAAGAAGGTCGGCATCAACGCCAGCCTGAAGCAGTACCCGTCGGGCAAGTACTTCACCGACTACGCGGGTGTGCCGGCGTTCGGCAAGAAGCAGAACATCGGTCTGCACATGATGCAGTGGGGTGCCGACTGGCCGGGCGGCTACGGCTTCCTGCAGCAGATCCTGCACGGTGACGCGATCGGCGCCTCGGGCAACACCAACCTCTCGTACCTCGATGACAAGCAGATCAACGAGATGCTGGAGAAGGCCATCGCCACCGAGGACGAGACCCAGCGCAACAGCATGTACGCCGAGATCGACAAGCTCGCGATGGACCAGGCGGCGATCGTCCCGCTGACCTACTTCAAGGTCCTGCTGTACCGCCCCGCCAACTTCACCAACCTGGTGTCCACGGCGGCCTTCAGCGGTCAGTACGACTACCTCAACATCGGCACGACCAAGAAGTAG
- a CDS encoding ABC transporter permease, which translates to MISYILRRTFAAVILLLVVTAVTFAIFFLLPRMAGQTADQLAQQYIGKSPTKADIAAVKQNLGLDQPLYVQYWHFIKGIVAGATYDLGPTTTHCNAPCFGYSFKNHVEVWPQLTSRLPVTLSLAGGAAVLWLVSGVLIGVISALKPRSFFDRAFMGVALAGVSLPMFFTGNLALLLFTFQWPIFGRTYVPFTENPAQWANTLFPAWCSLALLYSAIYARLTRSGMLETMNEDFIRTARAKGLRERNVVARHGLRAALTPIITVFGMDLGLLLGGAVITETVFSLPGIGQYAVQGITDNDLPPILGVTLLAAFFVVIANLLVDLLYAAADPRVRLS; encoded by the coding sequence GTGATCTCGTACATCCTCCGTCGGACGTTCGCGGCAGTGATCCTGCTGTTGGTCGTCACCGCGGTCACCTTCGCGATTTTCTTCCTGCTGCCACGGATGGCCGGCCAGACCGCCGACCAGCTCGCGCAGCAGTACATCGGAAAGAGCCCGACGAAGGCCGACATCGCCGCGGTCAAGCAGAACCTCGGTCTGGACCAGCCCTTGTACGTCCAGTACTGGCACTTCATCAAGGGGATCGTGGCCGGCGCCACCTACGACCTGGGCCCCACCACGACGCACTGCAACGCGCCGTGCTTCGGCTACTCCTTCAAGAACCACGTCGAGGTCTGGCCGCAGCTCACCTCCCGCCTTCCGGTGACCCTCTCGCTGGCCGGCGGCGCCGCCGTGCTGTGGCTGGTGTCCGGTGTGCTGATCGGCGTGATCTCCGCGCTCAAGCCCCGCAGCTTCTTCGACCGCGCGTTCATGGGCGTCGCGCTCGCCGGTGTCTCGCTGCCCATGTTCTTCACCGGCAACCTGGCGCTGCTGCTCTTCACCTTCCAGTGGCCGATCTTCGGCCGCACCTACGTACCGTTCACCGAGAATCCGGCGCAGTGGGCCAACACGCTCTTCCCGGCCTGGTGTTCGCTCGCCCTGCTGTACTCCGCCATCTACGCGCGGCTCACCCGCTCGGGCATGCTGGAGACGATGAACGAGGACTTCATCCGCACCGCGCGCGCCAAGGGCCTGCGTGAGCGCAACGTCGTGGCCCGGCACGGGCTGCGGGCCGCGCTGACCCCGATCATCACCGTCTTCGGCATGGACCTGGGCCTGCTGCTCGGCGGCGCAGTGATCACCGAGACCGTCTTCTCGTTGCCCGGCATCGGCCAGTACGCGGTGCAGGGCATCACCGACAACGACCTGCCCCCGATCCTCGGCGTCACCCTGCTCGCCGCCTTCTTCGTCGTGATCGCAAATCTCCTGGTGGACCTGCTGTACGCCGCCGCCGACCCGCGCGTGAGGCTCTCGTGA
- a CDS encoding ABC transporter ATP-binding protein, which produces MTELSKTGAALGEPSPGNAPDAFLAVRDLKVHFPTDDGLVKSVDGLSFQVEKGKTLCIVGESGSGKSVTSLAIMGLHRLGARGKNVQMSGEIWLDGKELVSADPDAVRRLRGREMAMIFQDPLSAMHPYYTIGNQIVEAYRVHHDVNKKTARKRAVEMLDRVGIPEPGKRVDNYPHEFSGGMRQRAMIAMALVNNPELLIADEPTTALDVTVQAQILDLIRDLQKEFGSAVVLITHDLGVVAEIADDVLVMYGGRCVERGSVDDVFERPQHPYTWGLLGSMPRIDRETSERLIPVKGQPPSLINVPSGCAFHPRCPYADIPKGDVTRTVRPELQPVGSGHFSACHLSPEDRTRIWTEEIAPKL; this is translated from the coding sequence GTGACCGAACTCTCCAAGACCGGTGCCGCCTTGGGTGAGCCCTCGCCCGGGAACGCCCCTGATGCGTTCCTCGCGGTCCGCGACCTCAAGGTGCACTTCCCGACCGACGACGGTCTGGTCAAGTCCGTCGACGGACTGAGCTTCCAGGTGGAGAAGGGCAAGACCCTCTGCATCGTGGGCGAGTCGGGCTCCGGCAAGTCCGTCACCTCGCTGGCGATCATGGGCCTGCACCGGCTCGGCGCGCGCGGCAAGAACGTGCAGATGTCCGGCGAGATCTGGCTGGACGGCAAGGAGTTGGTCTCCGCCGACCCGGACGCGGTGCGCCGGCTGCGCGGCCGCGAGATGGCGATGATCTTCCAGGACCCGCTGTCCGCGATGCACCCGTACTACACGATCGGCAACCAGATCGTGGAGGCGTACCGGGTCCACCACGACGTCAACAAGAAGACCGCGCGCAAGCGGGCCGTCGAGATGCTCGACCGGGTCGGCATCCCCGAGCCCGGCAAGCGCGTGGACAACTACCCGCACGAGTTCTCCGGCGGTATGCGCCAGCGCGCGATGATCGCCATGGCGCTCGTCAACAACCCCGAACTGCTCATCGCGGACGAGCCGACCACCGCCCTCGACGTGACCGTCCAGGCGCAGATCCTCGACCTCATCCGGGATCTGCAGAAGGAGTTCGGCTCCGCCGTCGTCCTCATCACCCACGATCTCGGCGTGGTCGCCGAGATCGCCGACGACGTCCTGGTGATGTACGGCGGCCGGTGCGTGGAGCGCGGCTCGGTCGACGACGTCTTCGAGCGGCCGCAGCACCCGTACACCTGGGGTCTGCTCGGCTCGATGCCGCGCATCGACCGCGAGACCTCCGAGCGGCTCATCCCGGTCAAGGGTCAGCCGCCGAGCCTCATCAACGTCCCCTCGGGCTGCGCCTTCCACCCTCGCTGCCCGTACGCGGACATCCCCAAGGGCGATGTCACCCGTACCGTGCGCCCGGAGCTCCAGCCGGTCGGCAGCGGACACTTCTCCGCCTGCCACCTCTCGCCGGAGGACCGTACGCGGATCTGGACCGAAGAGATTGCGCCGAAGCTGTGA
- a CDS encoding ABC transporter ATP-binding protein produces MPNPAKSDGAAAADEREVLLKVEGLQKHFPIRKGVLQRQVGAVKAVDGIDFEVRKGETLGVVGESGCGKSTMGRVITRLQDPTGGSIHFEGQDITRLSTAGMRPLRRDIQMIFQDPYGSLNPRHTIGGIVSAPFRLQGVEPEGGVKKEVQRLLELVGLSPEHYNRYPHEFSGGQRQRIGIARALALKPKLVVADEPVSALDVSIQAQVVNLMDDLQSELGLTYVIIAHDLSVVRHVSDRIAVMYLGKIVELADRTSLYEAPMHPYTKALMSAVPVPDPKRRGAKSERILLRGDVPSPISPPSGCRFHTRCWKATEICKTTEPPLLELRPGQRVACHHPENFEDQAPQDTVLLSAAKKAAELVADEVLAESAATSAAVAAEATGSTEPEADGQESSDRQN; encoded by the coding sequence ATTCCGAACCCGGCGAAATCGGACGGGGCTGCCGCCGCCGACGAGCGCGAGGTACTGCTCAAGGTCGAGGGCCTGCAGAAGCACTTCCCGATCCGCAAGGGCGTCCTCCAGCGCCAGGTCGGCGCGGTCAAGGCGGTCGACGGCATCGACTTCGAGGTGCGCAAGGGCGAGACCCTCGGCGTGGTCGGCGAGTCGGGCTGCGGCAAGTCGACGATGGGCCGGGTCATCACGCGGCTCCAGGACCCGACGGGCGGCTCGATCCACTTCGAGGGCCAGGACATCACGCGGCTGAGCACGGCCGGGATGCGTCCGCTGCGGCGGGACATCCAGATGATCTTCCAGGACCCGTACGGTTCCCTGAATCCGCGGCACACCATCGGCGGCATCGTCTCGGCACCCTTCCGCCTCCAGGGCGTCGAGCCCGAGGGCGGGGTGAAGAAGGAGGTCCAGCGGCTCCTGGAGCTGGTGGGTCTGAGCCCCGAGCACTACAACCGCTACCCGCACGAGTTCTCCGGCGGTCAGCGCCAGCGCATCGGCATCGCCCGCGCGCTCGCCCTGAAGCCGAAGCTGGTCGTGGCGGACGAGCCGGTCTCCGCGCTGGACGTGTCGATCCAGGCACAGGTCGTCAACCTCATGGACGACCTCCAGTCCGAGCTGGGGCTGACGTACGTGATCATCGCGCACGACCTGTCCGTCGTACGCCATGTCTCGGACCGTATCGCGGTGATGTACCTCGGCAAGATCGTCGAACTCGCCGACCGCACCTCGCTGTACGAGGCGCCGATGCACCCGTACACCAAGGCCCTGATGTCGGCCGTGCCGGTGCCGGACCCGAAGCGCCGGGGCGCCAAGAGCGAGCGCATCCTGCTCCGCGGTGACGTGCCCTCGCCGATCTCCCCGCCGAGCGGCTGCCGCTTCCACACGCGGTGCTGGAAGGCGACCGAGATCTGCAAGACGACCGAGCCGCCGCTGCTGGAGCTGCGGCCCGGCCAGCGCGTCGCCTGCCATCACCCGGAGAACTTCGAGGACCAGGCCCCCCAGGACACGGTGCTCCTCAGCGCCGCCAAGAAGGCGGCCGAGCTCGTGGCGGACGAGGTGCTGGCGGAGTCGGCGGCGACGTCGGCGGCGGTGGCCGCCGAGGCTACTGGCTCCACAGAACCGGAAGCGGACGGTCAGGAGTCAAGCGACCGGCAGAACTGA
- a CDS encoding trimeric intracellular cation channel family protein: MLQQLFSPSVQHTLDLIGIFVFAISGALLAVRKNFDVFGIAVLAEVTALGGGLFRDVIIGAVPPAAFTDLGYFLTPLLAALLVFFLHPHVERIQTGVNVFDAAGLGLFCVAGTTKAYDYGLGLTASACLGMATAVGGGVLRDVLANEVPSLLRWDRDLYAVPAIVGATMVVLCIRYDALTPLTSTLAVVTAFVLRLLAMRYHWRAPRAWNRRSTVREE; encoded by the coding sequence GTGCTCCAGCAACTGTTCAGCCCGTCCGTCCAGCACACGCTCGACCTGATCGGCATCTTCGTCTTCGCGATCTCCGGCGCCCTGCTGGCCGTCCGCAAGAACTTCGACGTCTTCGGTATCGCCGTCCTCGCCGAGGTCACCGCCCTGGGCGGCGGGCTGTTCCGGGACGTGATCATCGGTGCCGTACCCCCGGCCGCCTTCACGGACCTGGGGTACTTCCTCACGCCGCTGCTCGCCGCGCTGCTCGTCTTCTTCCTCCACCCGCACGTGGAGCGCATCCAGACCGGCGTGAACGTCTTCGACGCGGCGGGCCTCGGCCTCTTCTGTGTCGCCGGGACGACGAAGGCGTACGACTACGGGCTGGGCCTGACCGCCTCCGCCTGTCTGGGCATGGCGACCGCGGTGGGCGGCGGTGTGCTGCGTGACGTCCTGGCCAACGAGGTGCCGTCACTGCTGCGCTGGGACCGCGACCTGTACGCGGTGCCGGCGATCGTCGGCGCCACGATGGTCGTGCTGTGCATCCGCTACGACGCCCTGACCCCGCTCACCAGCACCCTCGCGGTCGTCACGGCCTTCGTACTGCGTCTGCTGGCGATGCGGTACCACTGGCGAGCTCCGCGTGCCTGGAACCGGCGGTCGACGGTGCGAGAGGAGTAG
- a CDS encoding esterase family protein, protein MSLTGTPFLYTLIALCVVAVVLPLVLWSRMRGPKVLRAAARMLMLLFAQGTAVALVFTLVNNSNQLYDNWGDLLGTSTHVHEAADLGANGTGGIALEKLPKVRQAFTPGKGPGMRVEGGVLVTQLKGRVSGVHAEVNVWLPPQYRDPAYRNHRFPVVEVLPGYPGSSKAWFGTMDATQQLAPLMRSGQIEPFIIVSPRTTLLPGRDTGCANIPGKVNADSWLSIDVPKMVMDNFRAQAAPDGWAVAGYSAGAHCAAKLAVAHPDRYRAAVSMSGYNDPIAVPQSLAGRSPALRAANNPYVLLKESRVPPRVALYLSGQPKDGYEAAMALQRVAKAPTTVDVVFIPKSAGGHTMALWKPQVVPAFRWLTEVMGTRHPVRTAPGSGGTTPLAPSTAGSRHAELASGTASPADAVRRP, encoded by the coding sequence ATGAGTCTCACCGGGACCCCGTTCCTCTACACGCTGATCGCGCTGTGCGTCGTCGCCGTCGTGCTGCCGCTGGTCCTCTGGTCACGGATGCGCGGACCCAAGGTCCTGCGGGCCGCCGCCCGGATGCTGATGCTGCTGTTCGCCCAGGGCACGGCGGTCGCTCTGGTCTTCACGCTGGTCAACAACTCCAACCAGCTGTACGACAACTGGGGCGACCTGCTCGGCACCAGCACCCATGTGCACGAGGCCGCCGACCTCGGTGCGAACGGCACCGGTGGGATCGCGCTGGAGAAGCTGCCCAAGGTCCGGCAGGCCTTCACGCCGGGCAAGGGACCCGGCATGCGCGTGGAGGGCGGGGTGCTCGTCACGCAGCTCAAGGGCCGGGTGTCCGGAGTGCACGCCGAGGTCAACGTCTGGCTGCCGCCGCAGTACCGCGACCCCGCCTACCGCAATCACAGGTTCCCGGTCGTCGAGGTGCTGCCGGGCTATCCGGGCTCGTCCAAGGCGTGGTTCGGAACGATGGACGCGACCCAGCAGTTGGCGCCGCTCATGCGCAGCGGGCAGATCGAGCCGTTCATCATCGTCTCGCCGCGCACCACGCTGCTGCCGGGCAGGGACACCGGCTGCGCGAACATCCCGGGCAAGGTGAACGCCGACAGCTGGCTCAGCATCGACGTGCCGAAGATGGTCATGGACAACTTCCGGGCCCAGGCCGCGCCGGACGGCTGGGCGGTCGCCGGGTACTCGGCGGGCGCCCACTGCGCGGCGAAGCTGGCTGTCGCCCACCCCGACCGCTACCGGGCCGCGGTCAGCATGTCCGGCTACAACGACCCCATCGCCGTACCACAGTCGCTCGCCGGCAGGTCCCCGGCCCTGCGGGCCGCGAACAACCCGTATGTGCTCCTGAAGGAGTCCCGCGTCCCGCCGCGCGTGGCGCTCTATCTGTCCGGTCAGCCGAAGGACGGGTACGAGGCGGCCATGGCCCTCCAGCGGGTCGCGAAGGCGCCGACGACCGTGGACGTGGTGTTCATACCGAAAAGCGCGGGCGGCCACACCATGGCGTTGTGGAAGCCCCAGGTCGTCCCGGCCTTCCGCTGGCTGACCGAGGTGATGGGCACGCGACACCCGGTGCGTACGGCGCCGGGCTCCGGCGGGACTACTCCTCTCGCACCGTCGACCGCCGGTTCCAGGCACGCGGAGCTCGCCAGTGGTACCGCATCGCCAGCAGACGCAGTACGAAGGCCGTGA